GCTGTTCATTTTCCTGCCGCTCATTCCGCGGACGAAACACCTGCACCTGATGCTGTCCCCGGTAGCCGTGTTTCTCACGCGGGAGCCGCTCGGGCAGTTACCGCCGCTGGAAGGCGAAGAGGATTTCGGGCTGGTGTCCGGAAAGGACGTGACGCGGCGGATGGCCCTGCAGGCCTTCTCGTGCGTCGAGTGCGGACGCTGCCAGGAGCACTGTCCTGCGCACAACACCGGCAAGGAGCTCAACCCGAAACAGATGGCGCTCGGCTTGCGCGCGTATCTGCGCGAGCACGGTCCGGGCGCCGGGGCGCCGCTGGCCGGAGTCCATCTGAGCGAAGCGGCGGCTTTCCAGTGCACGACGTGCGGGGCCTGCGAATACCAGTGCCCCGTGGGTGTCGAGCATCTGCCGCTGATCCTCGGTCTGCGGCGCGGCGCGGTGAACACCGGACGCTGGGAAGACGAATACGGCTCGCAGCTCTTCGTGCGGCTCGAGAGACAGGGCAATCCGCTGGGAATGGCGCCGTTCGAGCGGGACCGCTTCATTCAGAAAAACGGGCTTCCCTGGTTCGACGGCTCGCAGGAATATTGCCTCTGGCTGGGATGCATGGGAGCGTACGATCCGCAGGGCAGGGAAGCCGTGCTGGCGCTCGCTCGCGTGCTGCAGTCCGCGGGAGTGACGTACGGAGTGCTCAGAAAAGAAAAATGCTCCGGCGACGCGGCTCGGCGGCTGGGAAATGATCTGCTGTTCCAGCAGATTGCCGAATTCAATATCGGGCAGATGCGGGCAGCGGGCGTGCAGAAAGTCCTGTCAATCTGCCCGCATTGCGTACGCACCATTGGTATCGACTGGAAAGAATTTGGCGCAGATTTTGACGTCATTCACCACTCTGAGTGGCTTGCGCGCCATCTGCCCGAGGGTGCGGCGGCGGGCGGGCACCGGGTGGTCTTTCACGATCCCTGCTACCTTGGCCGCTATCGCGGTGTGTATGACGAGCCGCGGCGGGTGGCGGCGCTTGCCGGGCGGCTGGTCGAGGCGGGACGCGCCCGGGACCGCAGTTTCTGCTGCGGCGCGGGAGGCGGGCTGGCTTTTCTCGGCGAGGAGCAGGGCGAGCGCGTCAGTCACGCCCGCGCGGCGGAACTCCGCTCGGCGGGAGCGGATGTCATCGCCGTGGCCTGCCCGTTCTGCCGCACCATGCTCGGGGATGCGATGGCAGCCTCAGGCGATGCGCCGCCCCGGCTTGTTGACATCGCCGAGATCGCCGCGGCGCGCATTCCTCCCGCGGAACAGCGCTGAGCGGCGGGGCTACCGGAAAACAACCAGGTCCTGAACTGCCACGCGTGCGCCAGCCGATTCGGTGTGCCGCACGCCCGTGACCCTCAACTCCACCCGGTGCTTGCCCGGTTTCAGACCGAACTGGTGATAGACGCTTTCCTCGCCCTTGACGCTCTTCTCGTCGGAATAGACGTCCACATTGTTCGCTTTTTTGCCGTCCAGCCAGACCTCGACAAAACCGCCGTCCGGCAGATACGGTCCCACGACAATGAAGCCGGTTCCCTCGAACTCGATCTCCGCCGCAGCGCCCTTCTCGTCTGTGACGCGCGACCGCAGCCTCTCGTCATCTTTCCATCCGCCGGAGAAACGCCAGCGGGCATCCGAATAGGGGATTCGTTCCACAGGCGAGCCGTAGTCGTCCCACAGGGGAATGTTCACGGGCTTCGGCTTCTGGAGAGGGACGAAGATCTCGGTTTCCGTCACCTTCCCGCCCTCCCTCGCGACGGCCTTCAGCGCCCGCTGACAGGTGCTCTCGACAATCTCATGGAAAGTGAAATCCGTGTAAGCGAATTTCTTGTCAGCAATCGCAGGAATGCCGCTTTTCCATTCATCCGGGATTTTTTCGTAACCCATCATCACGCCCAGAATTCCTGCCGCATTCGAGGGATTGCAGTCGGAGTCCTGGCCCGCCTGAGTCGAGATGCGGATGGTCCGTGTCATGTCGCCGCCGCCATAGAGCAGGCCCAGCGCGATGTAAGCGCCGTTGATCTTGGCGTCGATGTTGAAGGGTTTCAGGGCGCCGGACGGGCAGGGCTCGCGGCGGTTCCATTTCTTCTCGATCTCCGCCCAGTTCTTCGTCCAGTCCTCCGGGTATTGCCGGTGCCAGGCCAGCGTGTCCGCGATCAGCCGCGCATAGGGGCTCTTTGCGGGCAGGCAGGCCAGTCCGGCCTCCACGACGCGGCGCGGGTCGTTCTCGAAGAATGCTTCAGCGTACATGCAGGACACGAAAATGCCGCCGAGAATGCCGTCGCCGTAGTTCATGACTCTGCCCGAGCGCACGCCGAGATCAGCAGCCAGGCGGGGCAGGCCCGGCGTCATGAGTCCAATGAAGTCGGCTTCGATCTGGAAGTCGATGTCGTTGGCGTGGACGTTGTAGCGCGGCGTGCCGGTCAGGGTTGCGGGCACGCCGCGGCGCAGGGCGCGCCGAGCGGCCAGGTTCGCGTGCCAGAGCGCATACTTCGATTCGCGGAACATGGCGCCGAAGTCCTCGGTCGTGGCGTCCAGGCCCTTCTCGTCGAGCACTTTGGCGAACGTCATCTCGACGTAGAGGTCGTCCTGGTTGATGGAGTTCGCCACCATCTCCGGTTTCCAGACCGGCAGCTTGTCTTCCGGAATGATCTGCCCGCGCCAGCGGAACTCGGTTGGCGCGCCGTAGCTGACGCCGATCATCTGCCCTGCCCATCCGCCACGGATCTTGTCCCGCAGCGTGTCGAGACTGAGTTTGCGTTCGCGCGGCTGGGCAAGAGCCGCAGGGGCGCACAGCACAACAAGCAGGAAGCAGACTGCGGTTCTCATGGCTTTACGAGCCTATCACGGTCATTCCTGCGCCTCTACCCGCTACAGGCGGCCCGAATTCCCGCCGATACTGAGGGAAAGCGATGTTCGCCCTCTGGCTCGCCCTCGCCTCGCCGCCGGCCATCGTGGCTGGGGGGGCCGACGTGTTCGCGCGATGCGATCCGGCCTCGGAAAAGCTGGGAAGGCTGGAAGGCGGGACGCCAGTGAAGCTCGGTTTCTCAATCAGCGGCGAGCATGGCCGGTGCTTCTCTGTCTCCGCTGCAGGCCTGCAGGGCTACGTCTTCGCGTCCTCGATCACGACGCTCGAAGAGTACGAAAGGGCCCGCATCACCGCCTCCGTCTCTGACAATGAACTGCCCCTGATGATCAGGGCCGAGATCCGCAAGATCCGCGAAGAGGCGCCCGCGCATCCGCTCCTCGTCCCCGTGCTGGACGCCATGGACTCCGGCCGCCCCGCGCTGGCGTTGCAGCGCATCGAAACCGACGTTTTGCCCAAAGCGCCCGACGACGCGAACCTGCTGGCTCTGGCCGGCCTCGCGGCCTTTCAGGCGGACGACACCCGCAAGGCCGAGTCCTACTGGTCGCGGTCTCTGGCCCTGCGCGCCAACCCGCAGATCGCCGCGCTGCTGGCGCGCGTGCGCGCTGAGCGCGAGGCCGACGCCGGCCACCACAGGACGTCCACCTCGCGATTCGTCCTGCGCTACGACGGAAAAGCTTTGGCTTCTCATGCCGCCGCCTCGCTGCTCTCCGTCCTTGACTCCGAACTCGACCGAATGGATGCCGCGCTGGGTTGCCCCTCAGCCGAACCTCTCACCGTCATCGTGCAGACACAGAGCGCGTACCGCACGGCGACAGGCATGGGCCAGTGGAACGGCGGGCTCTTCGACGGCCGCATCCGGGTTCCGCTCTTCGACGGCGCGCAGCCGCAGGAACTGCGCCGCACGCTGGCCCATGAGCTCGTCCACGCCTGTCTCGCCCGCCGCGGTATCCGCGAGCGCTGGCTCCACGAGGGGCTAGCCATGCGCTGGTCCGGCGAACGGCCGCCTGATCATCTCCTGCGCGAAGCGCAGAAGCTGGACCGTCCGCCGGAATGGGATGAATCGAAGCCCGAACAGGTCCGGCTCTATTACGCGTGGGCGTGGCTTGCCGTGGACCACCTCTATCAGACCCGCGGCGAATCCGGCGTCCGCGAGCTGCTCCGCAACCCCGCTTCTCTGCCTGCTCCATCGGTCCGCTGATATACTGCCCTCCATTCCGCGATGACCCGCCGCGCCGCCTCGCCCTGGCCGCTGCTGGCCCTGCTGTCGTTCTCCGTCCTCATCAACTACCTCGACCGCAGCAACCTCAGCGCTGCCGCGCCCCTGTTGTCAAAGGAGTTCAGCCTCTCGGATACCCAGCTCGGCCTGCTGTTCTCGGCTTTCTTCTGGACATACGCCCTCTGCCAGATTCTGGCGGGCTGGCTGGTGGACCGCTTCAGCGTCGTGCATGTGTATGGCGCTGGCTTTCTCGTCTGGTCGCTGGCCACGGGCGCTATCGGGCTGTCGCACAGCTTCGCCCTGCTGTTTCTCTTCCGGCTGCTTCTCGGAGCCGGCGAGAGCGTCGCGTTTCCCGCCTACTCCAAAATCATGATCCGCGCTTTCCGGGAAGATCAGCGGGGCATGGCGAATTCCATCATCGACGCCTGCACGAAACTGGGCCCCGCGGCAGGAATCTATCTCGCCGCCTGGCTGATGAACCTCTATGGCTGGCGCAGCTTTTTTCTCATCACCGGATTTGGAGCGCTCCTCTGGCTGCCCTTCTGGATGCGGTATGCGCCCGCCCGGCTGGCCGCGTCCGATTCAGCGCCGGACGCGCCTGCTGATGCCGGGCCCGGGTGGCGCGAACTGCTTGCGAGCCGCACCGTCTGGGCCACCTTCATCGGGCTCTTCTGCCATAACTACAACTGGTACCTGCTGCTCACCTGGCTGCCCACGATCCTTGTTCGAGAGAGGCGTTTCTCGATGCTGGACATGGGCGCCTGGAACGGCGTGCTGCTGGCGATCACCGCTTTGGCCACGCTCGCCGCGGGCTGGCATTCCGACCGCCTTGCGGCGAGGGCCGAAAACGTGGCCCGGCTGCGGCGGGCTTTTCTGATCGCGGGCCTGCTCATCACGGCTGTGGCGATGCCCTTCACAGTGGCGGCATCGCCATGGGTTTCCGCAATTTCGCTGATCTGCGCCTTCACCGGCATTGGCATTTACGTCAGCAACTGCTGGGCTTTTACTCAGACATTGGCAGGCGCCGCCGCCGGCCGCTGGACCGGAATGCAGAATGCCTTTGCCAATCTCGGCGGTGTCATCGCCCCGGCAGTGACGGGGTATCTTGTCGAGAATACAGGCCGCTTCTTCCCGGCCATGCTGGCCTCTTCGGCGATTCTTTTCCTCGGCGTGGCGGTATACGCATTTCTGGTGCGGTTGCCTTCGTCCGAGAATTCCTGATCGCCCTGGTTCGCCGAATCGTCTCCCTGGTGCCCTCCCTCGTGCCGCACAAACTGGCCATGTGCAGGCGATTCAGGTCACCATCCAATCGGTCTTGCACCCAAGCTTCCTCGTCGGCATGGTGTCAGAAATCGTGCGCCGAAATCCGGAAATTCACGTCCACGCGTCAGCCGTGGAGATCGTCGAAGCGGATAGAACGGCTCTGCCGGACTTCCTCATGTGGCCCCTCTCAATGGGCCTGAAAGTTCCGGCCTGACGTAACAGAGTTAAACGGTTCGCCGGGGAGAAAACGATGGCGCGGGATGCGGCTGCGCATGTCAAAAACACGATTGCAACAACGCGCCCTGATCCTGGGGCGAAGGCCGGCGGAATGCTGGAACGGAGGCGCTCAACGAATTCATTTCGCGATTGCCCACTCGCATGGAGCCGCGTCATCGCTGCTCTGGTGCTTTTTGCCGGACCCATCACGCTGGCCGCCGAACCGCGCCCGACGCCATCGGCTTCACGCAAACCGGTGACCCTTCCTGTGTCTCCGGAAGGCAAACGCAAGCCCGCCTACGGCGGCGGGGCTTTGGTGGTGGCTGAAGGGGACATGGCAAAGCCGGGCGTGTTTTCGGTATACCGCGCCAACGGAAACCTGCTTTTGCAGGCGCCCCTGATGATCCCTGGCGCGAGCCGTGTCGTTGTCTACGATTACTCGCGCAGTGCTGCGGGGACTCTGGTGGCTTGCGGCTTCGCCGAATCCCCCGGCGTGCAGAGACCCCCTATTGAACGAGGTTCAGTGCAGACGGCTCGTCGCTCAAAGTGATCCGCACCGATCCCTACTACCCGTTTCTTTGCGCTGGTGCGCCTGACGGCTCGCTGTGGACGGTCGGACTCGAGATGAATGCCAACCTTCAGGAAAAGCCCGAGCACCGGGAAAGCCCCGTGCTGCGGCGGTTCGCTCCAGACGGCAGACAACTGGGCGCATGGCTGCCCCGGTCTTCGTTTCCGGGATCTGCTGAGGTCGTTCGCGGCTTTCTGGTTGCGTCCAACAGGAAAGTTGGATGGCTGCGCTGGTCGGCAGACTGCGGACTGGCGGGAGTCCGCGCAGAGATCACACCCGAAGGCGAAATCACTTCGTTTCCCCTGAAACAGGTTTCTGGATTCAAAGCTGGCATCGGGGCTTTCAGCGGCATGGCGCTGACAACAGACGGAGGCGCGCTTGTCGCGGCGGTTCCATGTGACAAGGCTGAAGCCACTGCCGTGCTCTGGCTGGACCGCTCGAAAGCGGATTGGCGGCGCGTTTCCGTGCCGGTTGCCGCTTCTCCGCCCTTCTTCCACATCGATGGGGCGGACACGGGGCTGGAGCTGTACGCCGGCGGCGACGACGAGTCCCGCGTGCGGTTTTACCGGCTGGAAAGATGAGTGGTGGCGCGTGGCGCCGACTCTGATCCCGGACGCACGGCACGGGCGAATGCAGCGGCTGAATGAGACCGGAAAACGCTCTGCCCGGCAGCGATGTGACAGTTGTCAACGGCCGGCCTGCCCTGGCCGGGCGAGGTTTGTGATACTCAATAGAAATCTGCCGCGCCTGCGAGGCTCGCGCCAGAGGGGAGGTTTTTTCATGAGCACTGTCCGTGTTCTGGCCGGAACGCGCAAAGGCGCTTTCATTCTCGAATCAGACGGCGCGCGGCGCAACTGGAGCGTCCGCGGGCCGTTTTTCGGCGGCTGGGAGGTGTATCACATGAAGGGTTCGCCCGCTGATCCCAGCCGCATCTACGCGTCGCAATCTTCGAGCTGGTTCGGACAGGTGATGCAGCGGTCCGACGACGGCGGCGTGACCTGGGCGCCCGTGGGCAAGGATTTCATTTACGAAGGCCAGACGGGCACTCATCAGTTTTACGACGGGTCGCAGAAGCCATGGGAGTTCAAGCGCGTCTGGCACCTGGAGCCCTCGCTCACGGACCCGGACACGGTCTACGCTGGCGTGGAAGACGCCGCCCTGTTCCGCTCCACCGACGGCGGCAAGACGTGGTCCGAGCTGCCGGGGCTGCGCCGCCATGGTTCCGGCCCCTCGTGGATGCCCGGCGCAGGCGGCCTGTGCCTGCACACGATTCTCCTCGATCCCTCGAATCCGGCCCGCGCTTTCATCGCGATCTCCTCAGCCGGGGCGTTCCGCACTGATGACGGGTTCGCCACCTGGAAGGCGATCAACCGCGGCCTGCACTCGGACTACATTCCCGACCCGGAAGCCGAAACCGGCCACTGCGTGCACCGCATCGCACGGCATCCGGCGCGCCCGGATGTGCTCTTCATGCAGAAGCACTGGGACGTCATGCGCAGCGACGACGCGGGTGATCACTGGTATGAAGTCAGCGGCAACCTGCCCTCGGATTTCGGCTTCGTCATCGATGTCCACGCACACGAGCCGGAGACCATCTACGTGGTTCCCATCCAGAGCGATTCCGAGCACTACCCGCCCGGCGGCCAACTCCGTGTATGGCGCAGCCGCTCGGGCGGCAACGAGTGGGAGCCGCTCTCAGACGGGCTGCCGCAGCGGGACTGCTATGTGAACGTGCTGCGGGATGCGATGTCGGTGGATTCGCTTGACCCTTGCGGCATCTACTTCGGCACCACCGGCGGGCAGATCTACGTTTCCGCGGATGCGGGCGATCACTGGACCGCCGCAGTGGAGCACCTGCCGCCGGTGCTTTCCGTGGAAGTCCAGACGCTGCCATGATCCGGGTTGTGCTGCCGTACCATCTGCGCCTGCTCGCGAACACCGGAGAAGAGGTGCGTCTGGAAGTGGCTCCGCCGGTGACGCTCGCCGCGGTGCTCGATGCGCTGGAATCGGCCCATCCGGCGCTGCGTGGAACCATCCGCCTGCCGCGAAGCGGCTCGCGCCGGCCGCTGGTGCGCTTCTACGCCTGCCGCCAGGATTTTTCGGCGGAGCCGCTCGAAACAATTCTTCCCGATTCTGTCATAAGGGGAGAAGAGCCCCTGCTTATTGTCGGCGCCGTGGCCGGAGGCTGATCAGGTTTGCGCCGCGCGGAAATCGCGCATTGCCGCCGTCCAGGGTGAAAAGCCGCGCTGCGCGCTCCAGGCGTCGTCTTCGATCGTCAGGGCTGCGTCGATCCGCGCGCCGTCGCGCAGCTCCTCCAGCCGCGCCGAACTGCGCCACGCTTTCACAAAGAGGCTTCGCTGTCCCTGCCACAGGCGCGCCCGCACGTGCTCGCCGCTCTTGCCGAATCCCTCAGCCCCGCGCACCTCAGCGTTCCGCACCAGAAAAAGCGGCTGGCGGTTGCCCTGGCCGAACGGCTCGAGCGCCAGCACTTCCCCCGCCGCCTTGTCGTTCAGTTCCTCCAGACGCAGCTCCGCGTCCAACTGCAGCTCCGGCTCAAGATCGGATTCTGTCAGCCACGCACGCGCCAGTCCGTTGAATCGCTCCTCGAGCTCCGCCACGCGGCTCTCTTCCAGCGTCACGCCCACAGCCTGCCGGTGTCCGCCGAACTTTTCGAACACGTCCGCCATCTGCTCCAGGGCTGACAGCAGGTGGAAGCCGGGAATGGAGCGGCCTGAGCCCTGGGCGAAACCAGTGTATTGATCGCGCCCAAGGACAATGACAGGCCTGTGATACAGCTCGGCCACGCGGTTGGCCACGATGCCGACGACGCCGCGGTGCCAGTCAGGAGAATAAAACACAAGCCCGGCTTTCTCCGCTGGCGGTCCCGCCTCGCCGTAGCGGTCCAGGATTTCGCGCACGATGGCATCGCCTGTGCGCTGCCGCTCCGCGTTCAGTTCATCGAGCCGGCGGGCGATCTCCCTCGCGCGGTTCTCGTCCCGGGTCAGGAACAGCTCGATCACCTCCCGTGCATGATCCATCCGTCCAGCAGCGTTGATCCTGGGAGCAATCCGGAAGGCCAGATCCGCCGCAGTCAGCCGGCTGCCCGGAGGAAATCCGCCCGCTTCCAGCAGCGCCCGGAGCCCCGGATTCCGTGTTTTCGATATGCCCTCCAGGCCGCGTCTGACGATCACACGGTTCTCGCCGACGAGAGGTACGACGTCTGCCACGGTTGCCAGCGCCGCCATAATCAGGAACGAATCGGTAAACCGCACGATCCGCTCCGGCGGCCAGCCGTCCAGCTCCATCAGCGCCTGCGCCAGCTTGAACGCGACTCCGGCTCCGCAGAGATTCTTGTTCGGGTAAGCGCAGCCGCGCTGGTTCGGATTCACGACGGCCAGAGCCGCAGGAATTCTGTCTTCAGGCAGGTGGTGATCCGTGATGATGACGTCAGCGCCAGCCCGCCGCGCCGCTTCTGCCGCCTCAAAGGCGCGGATGCCGGTATCGACGCTCACGATCAGCGTGTAACCCTCGCGAGCCGCCTGCTCCACCACCGCGGGCTGCATGCCGTAGCCTTCCTTCAGGCGGTCGGGCACGTGAAAATCCGCCCGCAGCCCCAGCACTTCCAGCATGTGCAGCAGGATGACGACGCCTGACACGCCGTCGACGTCGTAATCGCCGTAGAGAAGAACCCGCTCGCCGTCCCGCGCCGCCCGCAGAAGCCGTTCCGCCGCCGGCTCCATGCCGAGCATCAGAAACGGGCTTTCCAGATGAGTCAGCCTGGGATGCAGGAAGTGATCGACATCCGTCTGGGTGCGGAAACCGCGCGACCACAGCACGCGCACCACAGGCATCTCGAGCCCGCACTGCCGCGCCAGCCTCGCGGCGCTGCCTTCGTCCCCCTGCGGCTCGATCCATCGCGCGCGGGAGGGCATGGCCTAGTTCTTCGAGTAGAACCCGCCGTAGCTGTCTTCGTCCCCGACGTCCGGACCGGCAGACTCCAGCTCGTCCAGAATGGATTCCCACTCGGCGAACCAGTCCGTCTCGACGGCGTACATGTAGATCCGGCCTTCGAAGTCGAAACTCAGCTCGACAGCGCAGAGCTTCCCCTCGTATTTCGACATCGCCTGGATCCGCCGCTCCAGATCCCGCCGCTCCTCGCGCGTCAGGTCGGCTTCCTCCAGAATCTCCAGAGCCATTTCCCTCTGGCCCGCGTCGAAGCTGCGCTCGTGGAAATGAACCAGCCGGACCCCCACCTGCTGGGCGCATTCCAGGAACCGCTGGACATCAGGCTGCCGTTCGTGGTCCCAGAAGACGATCTGCCGGCTTTCGTTCATCCGGCTCATGCAGGGGTAGACGATGAACGACTCCGCATGCAGGATTTTCTCGATATCCGCGGCGAGTCTTTCGAGATTCTTCTCCATGAATTTGCTCTTTTTCCGGGGAAATGGACGCCTAGCGCTCCGCCATGACCAGGATTTCATCGGCCGCAGCGGCGTCTCTTGCCGCCGGCGTCACG
This DNA window, taken from Bryobacteraceae bacterium, encodes the following:
- a CDS encoding electron transfer flavoprotein, with the translated sequence METALFLIAALLSAVLFWQRFRSVLRSVLGSKPDPGFRLAPLGPRVRKFVLEVLCQAKVIRHRPWAGVAHALVFWGFCAFALVTLNHLAQGVGAGFLDLHEGVFGRAYGIAAALFAVAVSVSITGLAVRRFVVRPRWLGEEISLESGVIALLILLLMLTYLADYFGRPAAGSTAERAIWWAHTLALFIFLPLIPRTKHLHLMLSPVAVFLTREPLGQLPPLEGEEDFGLVSGKDVTRRMALQAFSCVECGRCQEHCPAHNTGKELNPKQMALGLRAYLREHGPGAGAPLAGVHLSEAAAFQCTTCGACEYQCPVGVEHLPLILGLRRGAVNTGRWEDEYGSQLFVRLERQGNPLGMAPFERDRFIQKNGLPWFDGSQEYCLWLGCMGAYDPQGREAVLALARVLQSAGVTYGVLRKEKCSGDAARRLGNDLLFQQIAEFNIGQMRAAGVQKVLSICPHCVRTIGIDWKEFGADFDVIHHSEWLARHLPEGAAAGGHRVVFHDPCYLGRYRGVYDEPRRVAALAGRLVEAGRARDRSFCCGAGGGLAFLGEEQGERVSHARAAELRSAGADVIAVACPFCRTMLGDAMAASGDAPPRLVDIAEIAAARIPPAEQR
- a CDS encoding MFS transporter gives rise to the protein MTRRAASPWPLLALLSFSVLINYLDRSNLSAAAPLLSKEFSLSDTQLGLLFSAFFWTYALCQILAGWLVDRFSVVHVYGAGFLVWSLATGAIGLSHSFALLFLFRLLLGAGESVAFPAYSKIMIRAFREDQRGMANSIIDACTKLGPAAGIYLAAWLMNLYGWRSFFLITGFGALLWLPFWMRYAPARLAASDSAPDAPADAGPGWRELLASRTVWATFIGLFCHNYNWYLLLTWLPTILVRERRFSMLDMGAWNGVLLAITALATLAAGWHSDRLAARAENVARLRRAFLIAGLLITAVAMPFTVAASPWVSAISLICAFTGIGIYVSNCWAFTQTLAGAAAGRWTGMQNAFANLGGVIAPAVTGYLVENTGRFFPAMLASSAILFLGVAVYAFLVRLPSSENS
- the recJ gene encoding single-stranded-DNA-specific exonuclease RecJ; this translates as MPSRARWIEPQGDEGSAARLARQCGLEMPVVRVLWSRGFRTQTDVDHFLHPRLTHLESPFLMLGMEPAAERLLRAARDGERVLLYGDYDVDGVSGVVILLHMLEVLGLRADFHVPDRLKEGYGMQPAVVEQAAREGYTLIVSVDTGIRAFEAAEAARRAGADVIITDHHLPEDRIPAALAVVNPNQRGCAYPNKNLCGAGVAFKLAQALMELDGWPPERIVRFTDSFLIMAALATVADVVPLVGENRVIVRRGLEGISKTRNPGLRALLEAGGFPPGSRLTAADLAFRIAPRINAAGRMDHAREVIELFLTRDENRAREIARRLDELNAERQRTGDAIVREILDRYGEAGPPAEKAGLVFYSPDWHRGVVGIVANRVAELYHRPVIVLGRDQYTGFAQGSGRSIPGFHLLSALEQMADVFEKFGGHRQAVGVTLEESRVAELEERFNGLARAWLTESDLEPELQLDAELRLEELNDKAAGEVLALEPFGQGNRQPLFLVRNAEVRGAEGFGKSGEHVRARLWQGQRSLFVKAWRSSARLEELRDGARIDAALTIEDDAWSAQRGFSPWTAAMRDFRAAQT